The following nucleotide sequence is from Tardiphaga alba.
AGTTTCCGAACAGCTTTTGTTACCGAAGATTTCCGCAGAAGCGCTGGATGCGCTTGCAGGCATCTTCCAGATCTGAGGTCTTGGTCGCGTAGGAGATACGGAATGCCGGACCGAGGCCGAAAGCCGATCCTTGCACCACCGCAACGCCTTCAGTTTCCAACAGTTCTGTGACGAAGTCTTCGTCATTGGCAATGACCTTGCCCGAAGGCGCAGTCTTGCCGATGGTGCCGGCGCAGGACGGATACACGTAGAACGCGCCTTCCGGACGCGGACACTCGATACCCGATGCCTGGTTCAGCATTGCCACCACGAGATCGCGGCGCTCCTTGAACACGGCATTGTTCTTCGGGATGAAGTCCTGCGGACCGTTCAGAGCTTCGACGGCTGCCCACTGCGCAATCGACGACGGGTTCGAGGTCGACTGCGACTGGATGGTGGACATCGCCTTGATCAGGTTCGCCGGGCCGCCGGCGTAGCCGATGCGCCAGCCGGTCATGCAGTAGGCTTTCGACACGCCGTTCACGGTCAGCGTACGATCGAACAGCGACGGCTCGATCTGCGCGGGCGTCGTGAATTCGAAGTCGTCATAGACGAGATGCTCATACATATCGTCGGTCATCACCCACACATGCGGATGCTTGACGAGGACATCAGTGAGCGCCTTCAGCTCGGCCTTCTTGTAGGCTGCGCCGGTCGGGTTCGACGGCGAGCACAGGATGATCCACTTGGTCTTCGGCGTGATCGCCGCTTCCAGTGCCGCAGCCTGCAGCTTGAAGCCGAATTCCGCGGTGCAGGTCACCGACACCGGCGTGCCGCCGGCGAGCGCGACCATTTCCGGATAGCTCACCCAATACGGCGCCGGGATGATAACTTCGTCGCCGGGGTTCAGCGTCGCCATCAGCGCGTTGTACAGCACCTGCTTGCCGCCGGTGCCGACGATGATCTGGTTCGGCTTGTAGGTCAGACCGTTCTCGCGCTGAAACTTCGCGATGATCGCATCCTTCAGCTCGGGAATGCCGTCCACGGCGGTGTACTTGGTCTTGCCCGCCTCGATGGCGTGTATGGCAGCCAGCTTGATGTTTGCCGGGGTGTCGAAATCGGGCTCGCCCGAACCAAGGCCGATGACGTTGCGACCAGCCGCTTTCAGCGCACGCGCTTTATCCGTAACCGCAATCGTTGCGGACGGCTTCACGCGGTCGAGAGCGGTAGACAAAAACGACATCATCTTCTCCTTGGAAAAAGCCGCAAACCCGCGGTTCGCGGTGTCAAAATGGGCGATCCTGCTGGGATCGGCGCACCCTAGTGCCTGCGACTTTGCATCGCAAGGCGGTAAGGCCCAAAACACATCTGGAAGCCATGCAATTTCAGGGAAATTTAAAGTGAGCGCCGTAGCCTGATCCGCAGCCGCAATCCGTAATTTTGAGCGAAAATGTCCGGTATCTGGCAACAGATCATTAGCGGCGCATGGCTGACCGCAGAGCGCATTCGCGCCTATAGCCTCATTCTGCTCACCCTCGGCATCGTGGGCTTCGCAGCCTGGTTTGCACTGGCGAATGGGGGCATCGACCGCAACGGCAAACCGCTCGGGACCGATTTCTCCAACGTCTATGCCGCCGGCACGCTGATCTGGCAGGGCAAGGCGGCGGACGCCTATGACCCCGAACTGCAGCACGCCGCGGAAATCGCCGTATTCGGCGGACGCGATGTCCCCTTTTACGGCTGGCACTATCCGCCCTTCTTCCTGGCGATCGCGGCGCTGGTGGCTCTGGTGCCGTATCTCTGGGGCTTGGCCCTGTGGCAGATCACGAGCTTCATCGCCTATTGCGCAGCCCTGCGCGCGATCGTGCCACGACGCGAAACCGTGCTGGTGGCATCCGCTTTCCCTGCGATCTTTATCAATATCGGTCATGGCCATAACGGCTTTCTGACCACCGCACTTCTCGGCGGTGCGCTCGTGATGCTCGATCGCCGTCCTTGGCTTGCCGGCGTGTTGATCGGCCTCATCGCCTACAAGCCGCAATTCGGCGTGCTGATCCCGCTCGCGCTCCTGGCAAATCGTCGCTGGCCCACGATTGCCGCTGCCACGGGCACCGTAATCGCGCTGGTCGCTATCAGCACGCTGCTGTTCGGCACGGGCATCTGGCACGCCTTTGCCGAGTCGACTGCTTTCACCCGCGATGTCGTGCTCGAACAGGGTGGCACGGGATGGCAGAAGATCCAGTCGATCTTTTCAGCCGCGCGCATGTGGGGCGCTGATCTCCCGCTCGCTTACGCC
It contains:
- a CDS encoding pyridoxal phosphate-dependent aminotransferase, with the protein product MSFLSTALDRVKPSATIAVTDKARALKAAGRNVIGLGSGEPDFDTPANIKLAAIHAIEAGKTKYTAVDGIPELKDAIIAKFQRENGLTYKPNQIIVGTGGKQVLYNALMATLNPGDEVIIPAPYWVSYPEMVALAGGTPVSVTCTAEFGFKLQAAALEAAITPKTKWIILCSPSNPTGAAYKKAELKALTDVLVKHPHVWVMTDDMYEHLVYDDFEFTTPAQIEPSLFDRTLTVNGVSKAYCMTGWRIGYAGGPANLIKAMSTIQSQSTSNPSSIAQWAAVEALNGPQDFIPKNNAVFKERRDLVVAMLNQASGIECPRPEGAFYVYPSCAGTIGKTAPSGKVIANDEDFVTELLETEGVAVVQGSAFGLGPAFRISYATKTSDLEDACKRIQRFCGNLR
- a CDS encoding glycosyltransferase family 87 protein; amino-acid sequence: MSGIWQQIISGAWLTAERIRAYSLILLTLGIVGFAAWFALANGGIDRNGKPLGTDFSNVYAAGTLIWQGKAADAYDPELQHAAEIAVFGGRDVPFYGWHYPPFFLAIAALVALVPYLWGLALWQITSFIAYCAALRAIVPRRETVLVASAFPAIFINIGHGHNGFLTTALLGGALVMLDRRPWLAGVLIGLIAYKPQFGVLIPLALLANRRWPTIAAATGTVIALVAISTLLFGTGIWHAFAESTAFTRDVVLEQGGTGWQKIQSIFSAARMWGADLPLAYAAQMLLAGSIAVSLIWLWRSDAAFALKAAALTIGSLLATPYVLDYDLTVLAVAIAFLARHGLDHGFHRGEVSILALTWIMPLLTRTVAGAIDLPLGLITMILLYVIVIRRAVADRMPSHHAPLAAN